A window of Microcystis aeruginosa FD4 contains these coding sequences:
- the rpiA gene encoding ribose-5-phosphate isomerase RpiA yields the protein MTAIDPVIIMKQEVGKAAANLVQSNSVVGLGTGSTTAYAIEYLGARLQSGEISNIVGVPTSFQAQVLARKYGIPLTTLDVIANMDIAIDGADEVDPQKNLIKGGGAAHTQEKIVDSLADIFVVVVDGNKLVDKLGSTFLLPVEVLPMAMTPVMLKLEALGGKPSLRMGVKKAGPVVTDQGNLVIDVKFDSIDDPADLERTINNMPGVLENGLFVGVADLILVGEIIDGKPVVREIK from the coding sequence ATGACAGCAATCGATCCGGTCATTATCATGAAACAGGAGGTCGGTAAGGCCGCCGCTAATCTAGTTCAATCTAATTCGGTCGTGGGATTGGGAACTGGTTCAACGACGGCCTATGCGATCGAATATCTGGGCGCTAGACTGCAAAGCGGAGAAATCAGCAATATTGTCGGGGTTCCTACTTCTTTTCAAGCGCAAGTGTTGGCGAGGAAGTACGGAATTCCCCTCACTACCCTCGATGTCATCGCAAACATGGATATCGCTATCGATGGGGCCGATGAGGTGGATCCGCAGAAAAACCTGATTAAAGGTGGCGGTGCTGCCCATACTCAGGAGAAAATTGTCGATAGTCTCGCCGATATTTTCGTCGTGGTAGTGGATGGCAATAAGCTGGTGGATAAGTTGGGATCGACTTTTCTTTTGCCGGTGGAAGTGTTACCCATGGCCATGACTCCGGTGATGCTGAAATTAGAGGCCCTCGGTGGTAAACCTTCCCTGCGCATGGGAGTGAAAAAAGCCGGCCCCGTGGTCACGGATCAAGGCAATTTAGTTATCGATGTTAAATTTGATAGTATCGATGATCCGGCTGATTTGGAAAGAACTATTAATAATATGCCGGGGGTTTTAGAAAATGGTTTATTTGTTGGGGTTGCTGATCTGATTCTCGTCGGTGAAATTATCGACGGGAAACCGGTAGTCCGCGAGATTAAGTAG
- a CDS encoding Mov34/MPN/PAD-1 family protein produces MILITDQIYQCIFNHAESTYPEECCGLLLGKITETAAQVITVQATENNWSGNRKNRFSIAPEVLLQAQKSARESQLEIIGIYHSHPDHAAIPSEIDRQLAWSGYTYLIVSVVSGRAIDLQAWQLDEGEQFQPVKIL; encoded by the coding sequence ATGATCCTGATTACAGACCAAATTTACCAGTGTATTTTCAACCACGCAGAATCCACCTATCCCGAAGAATGTTGTGGGTTACTCTTGGGAAAAATTACCGAAACAGCAGCCCAAGTGATCACCGTGCAAGCAACGGAAAATAACTGGTCAGGTAATAGGAAAAACCGCTTTAGTATTGCCCCAGAAGTGCTTTTACAAGCTCAAAAATCGGCGCGGGAAAGCCAGCTAGAAATTATTGGTATCTATCATTCCCATCCCGATCATGCCGCCATTCCCTCAGAAATCGATCGCCAATTAGCTTGGTCAGGATATACTTATTTAATTGTCTCCGTAGTTTCAGGGCGAGCGATCGATTTACAAGCTTGGCAACTGGACGAAGGCGAACAATTTCAACCAGTAAAAATATTGTAG
- a CDS encoding cobalamin biosynthesis protein gives MTSASAAFHLPAIDLIGISPLWISFSQGRFSPDPSRAKVQWHGRVLWLGIGCIRGTEKAVIDRAIRDVFKRYHLCLAAIAGIATVDIKADEQGLIAYCQEKGLPLKTFTVEELRDINVPNPSAIVNKEGGTPSVAEAAALKMGETLLVSKQIEAKSVTVAVSLAARKYRG, from the coding sequence ATGACTAGCGCTTCCGCTGCTTTCCACCTACCTGCAATCGATTTAATCGGGATCAGTCCTCTCTGGATTAGTTTTAGCCAAGGACGTTTTTCCCCCGATCCTTCCCGGGCAAAAGTGCAATGGCATGGACGAGTATTATGGCTAGGAATAGGTTGCATCCGTGGGACGGAGAAAGCAGTCATAGATAGGGCAATTAGGGATGTTTTTAAGCGTTATCACCTCTGTTTAGCCGCTATTGCTGGTATCGCCACCGTTGACATCAAAGCTGATGAACAGGGTTTAATTGCCTACTGTCAAGAGAAAGGATTGCCCCTAAAAACCTTTACTGTTGAGGAGTTGAGGGATATTAATGTCCCCAATCCCTCGGCTATTGTCAACAAGGAAGGGGGAACCCCTAGCGTCGCTGAAGCTGCCGCTTTAAAAATGGGCGAGACTTTGCTAGTAAGCAAGCAAATAGAAGCAAAATCGGTGACAGTGGCAGTTTCTTTGGCAGCAAGGAAATATAGAGGATAA
- the sppA gene encoding signal peptide peptidase SppA, protein MVWPFKPKTRKQIARIEITGAIASDTRKRVLKALEIVKERQYPALLLRIDSPGGTVGDSQEIYEALKRLQKTTQIIASFGNISASGGVYIGMGANYIMANPGTITGSIGVILRGNNLERLLDKVGVSFKVIKSGPYKDILSFDRELTDEEERILQDMIDTSYQQFVQTVASARNLDVNQVKSFADGRIFTGQQALELGVVDRLGSEEDARLWALELAGLPPDKTKCQTIEEPKPLLSRLTGNRSQIPLGLQKTLQRLEFELEVNGQLLWLYRP, encoded by the coding sequence ATGGTCTGGCCTTTTAAACCGAAAACCCGCAAACAAATCGCTCGAATAGAAATTACAGGTGCAATTGCCTCCGATACCCGTAAAAGAGTCTTAAAAGCCCTAGAAATCGTCAAAGAAAGGCAATATCCCGCCCTACTTCTCCGAATTGACTCCCCCGGGGGAACCGTGGGGGATTCCCAAGAAATTTATGAAGCATTGAAGCGGTTACAAAAAACCACCCAAATAATCGCTAGTTTTGGCAATATTTCCGCCTCTGGCGGCGTTTATATCGGTATGGGGGCCAATTATATTATGGCTAACCCCGGCACGATTACCGGCTCGATCGGTGTTATCCTGAGAGGAAACAATCTGGAAAGATTGTTGGATAAGGTGGGAGTTTCGTTTAAAGTGATTAAATCTGGCCCTTATAAAGATATTCTCTCCTTCGATCGAGAGTTAACTGATGAAGAAGAAAGAATTCTCCAAGATATGATCGATACCAGTTATCAGCAATTTGTGCAAACCGTTGCCAGCGCTAGAAATTTAGATGTCAATCAGGTGAAAAGTTTTGCCGATGGGCGCATTTTTACCGGCCAACAGGCTTTAGAATTAGGAGTGGTTGATCGCTTGGGAAGCGAGGAAGATGCGCGACTTTGGGCGCTAGAATTGGCAGGATTACCCCCAGATAAAACTAAATGTCAGACTATCGAAGAACCGAAACCCCTTCTCAGTCGTCTGACGGGCAATCGTTCCCAAATACCCCTAGGATTACAAAAAACCCTACAGCGTCTAGAATTTGAATTAGAAGTTAACGGACAACTATTGTGGTTATACCGACCCTGA
- the aroH gene encoding chorismate mutase, with protein sequence MTIVQWKIRAIRGATTVTANNIEAIREAVTELLEALEINNSIDPDDIVSIIFTATQDLDAIFPAAIARERPHWQNVPLLDVQQMHVAGSLEKCIRVILHVNTPKLQAEMQHVYLRGAKNLRPDWQISPVTINR encoded by the coding sequence ATGACAATCGTGCAGTGGAAGATTCGGGCCATTCGGGGAGCAACGACAGTAACAGCTAATAATATTGAGGCTATACGAGAAGCAGTAACAGAACTCCTCGAAGCGCTCGAAATCAACAATAGTATCGATCCCGATGATATTGTTAGTATTATCTTTACGGCAACTCAGGATTTAGACGCGATTTTCCCCGCTGCTATCGCTCGGGAACGTCCCCATTGGCAAAATGTCCCCCTCCTCGATGTGCAACAGATGCACGTCGCTGGTAGTCTGGAAAAATGTATTCGGGTAATTCTCCACGTTAATACTCCTAAACTGCAAGCTGAAATGCAGCACGTCTATCTCCGGGGAGCCAAAAATCTTCGCCCCGATTGGCAGATTTCTCCAGTAACTATTAATCGCTAA
- a CDS encoding RNA recognition motif domain-containing protein gives MSIRLYVGNLPKESVEREKLQALFADEGDTITTKVIKDRKTGKCRGFAFVTVPSDELADQFIEKYNGQSFMENPIKIEKALPRSKGGKEEGEEAEGPEASVETPEKVGRPTPKPTTAAPRKSSGGGSGKKRKAERGSSSTPKVTGDGDALQPDPRWANELAKLKEMLAAQATNP, from the coding sequence AAATTACAGGCGCTTTTTGCCGATGAAGGGGATACGATCACCACTAAAGTCATCAAAGACCGCAAAACTGGCAAATGTCGCGGTTTTGCCTTCGTTACCGTCCCTAGCGATGAACTAGCTGACCAGTTTATCGAAAAATACAACGGTCAATCCTTCATGGAAAACCCGATCAAAATCGAGAAAGCTCTCCCCCGCAGCAAGGGAGGTAAAGAAGAAGGAGAAGAAGCAGAAGGTCCGGAGGCCAGCGTAGAAACCCCGGAAAAAGTCGGAAGACCGACTCCAAAACCGACGACGGCAGCACCGCGCAAATCCAGTGGCGGCGGCAGCGGCAAAAAACGCAAGGCTGAACGGGGTAGCAGCAGTACCCCGAAAGTTACCGGCGATGGTGACGCTTTACAGCCAGATCCCCGTTGGGCCAATGAATTGGCTAAACTCAAGGAAATGTTAGCAGCTCAGGCCACTAATCCCTAA
- a CDS encoding alpha/beta fold hydrolase → MALQPPLTATSLEQLSWTWQGHTIPYTVRGEGQPLVLIHGFGASIGHWRKNIPVLAENGYQVYALDLLGFGGADKPALDYSLNLWQRQIQDFWREKIAKPTVFIGNSIGGLITLMLMAESPEITAGGVIINCAGGLNHRPEELNFPLRLIMAAFTSLVSSPVTGKFIFEQVRQKNRIRNTLKQVYRDHTAITEELVEILYQPSCDAGAREVFASVLTAPPGPSIQELLPQIDRPLLVLWGEDDPWTPIAGSVIYQERAKMGHNTQFYPIAKAGHCPHDEHPEKVNQLILSWLSEIEI, encoded by the coding sequence ATGGCACTACAACCTCCGCTCACTGCCACTAGCTTAGAGCAATTGTCTTGGACATGGCAAGGTCACACCATCCCCTACACTGTGCGGGGAGAAGGACAACCCCTAGTATTAATTCACGGTTTTGGGGCATCTATCGGTCATTGGCGCAAAAATATCCCCGTTTTAGCGGAAAATGGCTATCAAGTCTATGCGCTAGATCTCTTGGGATTTGGGGGTGCGGATAAGCCCGCTTTAGATTATAGTCTCAACCTTTGGCAGCGGCAAATACAAGACTTTTGGCGAGAAAAAATCGCCAAACCGACGGTATTTATCGGTAATTCCATCGGGGGACTGATTACCTTAATGCTGATGGCAGAATCTCCCGAAATCACTGCTGGAGGCGTAATTATTAACTGTGCCGGAGGATTAAACCATCGTCCCGAAGAATTAAATTTCCCTTTGCGTTTAATCATGGCTGCCTTTACCAGTTTAGTTAGTTCCCCCGTGACAGGAAAGTTTATTTTTGAACAGGTAAGGCAGAAAAATCGCATCCGTAACACCTTAAAACAGGTTTATCGCGACCATACCGCGATTACCGAGGAATTAGTCGAAATTCTCTATCAACCTTCCTGTGATGCGGGTGCGCGGGAAGTCTTCGCATCGGTGTTGACAGCACCCCCCGGACCATCGATCCAGGAATTATTACCGCAAATCGATCGCCCTTTATTGGTACTCTGGGGAGAGGATGACCCTTGGACACCGATCGCTGGTTCGGTAATTTACCAAGAAAGAGCTAAAATGGGACATAATACCCAATTTTATCCGATTGCCAAAGCTGGTCACTGTCCCCACGATGAACATCCCGAAAAAGTTAATCAATTAATTTTGAGTTGGCTGTCGGAAATAGAGATTTAG
- a CDS encoding alpha/beta fold hydrolase: protein MPQRRTFTNNSMEISYLQWSDRGRPLLLLHGMADHALVWSSLGDYLSSNYQVIAPDLRGHGESGKPATGYHFQDYISDLRALINHLGWTPAHILGHSWSAKIAAIWATQQPEVFKSLILVDPFFIDKMPNWIRITFPILYQVLPFLKITRSFDSYQSIEAIARQLKQYKGWSNLQQEVFKNAIEQKADGSWSSKFTLSARGEIFEDVMGFAGLTKILDIPSLLILPQQGLNPTAWQIQSYKKYLTSLEIKKIPGNHWAFLGEPETFNQAVAEFLSVQENDNVLLKGN from the coding sequence ATGCCACAACGCCGGACTTTTACCAATAACTCGATGGAAATTTCCTATTTACAATGGAGCGATCGAGGTAGGCCTCTATTATTATTGCACGGCATGGCGGATCATGCTTTGGTTTGGTCAAGTTTGGGTGATTATTTAAGCTCAAATTATCAAGTTATTGCCCCAGATTTGCGGGGACATGGGGAAAGCGGTAAACCGGCAACTGGTTATCACTTTCAGGATTATATCAGCGATTTAAGGGCTTTAATTAATCATTTAGGTTGGACGCCAGCACATATTTTAGGTCATTCTTGGAGCGCTAAAATAGCGGCAATTTGGGCAACTCAACAGCCGGAAGTATTTAAGAGTTTAATTTTAGTTGATCCCTTTTTTATCGATAAAATGCCTAATTGGATTAGGATAACTTTTCCAATTCTCTATCAAGTTTTGCCCTTTTTAAAGATTACTCGCTCCTTTGATAGTTATCAGAGCATAGAAGCGATAGCTCGTCAATTAAAACAATATAAAGGTTGGTCAAATTTACAGCAAGAGGTGTTTAAAAATGCCATTGAACAAAAAGCTGATGGCAGTTGGAGCAGTAAATTCACTTTATCGGCACGCGGGGAAATTTTTGAGGATGTAATGGGGTTTGCCGGATTAACTAAAATTTTAGATATTCCCAGTTTATTAATCCTTCCCCAACAGGGATTGAATCCCACTGCTTGGCAAATTCAATCCTATAAAAAGTATTTAACTTCTCTAGAGATTAAAAAGATACCAGGTAATCATTGGGCATTTTTAGGGGAACCTGAAACTTTTAATCAAGCAGTGGCTGAGTTTTTATCTGTTCAGGAAAATGACAATGTTTTATTAAAAGGTAATTGA
- the recF gene encoding DNA replication/repair protein RecF (All proteins in this family for which functions are known are DNA-binding proteins that assist the filamentation of RecA onto DNA for the initiation of recombination or recombinational repair.) encodes MYLEHLHLHSFRNYAEQLLKFESKKTILLGNNAQGKSNLLEAIELLATLKSHRVSKDRDLVLESDSEARIFARVNRLYGASELSLILRSSGRRTVIRDRQPLRRHLDFLGVINAVQFSSLDLDLVRGGPEARRDWLDTLLIQLEPLYVHILQQYNQVLRQRNALLKEIRKQELEGKVYGDLSQLKLWDLQLAETGSRVTRRRARVLQRLIPLAQKWHESISGKTELLELQYIPNVPWVEDDVNGVQRAFLDKIETRRLAEKQLGTSVVGPHRDEVDFLINQNPAKSYGSQGQQRTLVLALKLAELQLLEQIIGEPPLLLLDDVLAELDIERQNQLLDAIEDRFQTLITTTHLSSFESRWLQSSQIFSVKKGQIFY; translated from the coding sequence ATGTATCTCGAACACCTGCACCTTCACAGTTTTAGAAATTATGCCGAACAGTTGCTGAAATTCGAGTCCAAAAAAACAATATTATTGGGCAATAATGCTCAGGGAAAATCCAATTTACTGGAAGCGATCGAACTTTTGGCCACTCTCAAGAGTCATCGAGTCAGCAAGGATCGGGATCTGGTGCTAGAATCGGACTCGGAGGCGAGAATTTTTGCTAGGGTTAATCGTCTTTATGGGGCATCAGAATTAAGTTTAATTCTCCGTTCTTCTGGTCGTCGCACCGTGATCCGCGACCGTCAACCCCTGCGCCGTCATCTCGATTTTTTGGGCGTGATTAATGCGGTACAATTTTCTAGTCTCGATCTGGATTTAGTGCGCGGTGGTCCGGAAGCTCGCCGAGACTGGTTAGATACTTTATTAATTCAATTAGAACCCCTATACGTTCATATTCTACAGCAATATAATCAGGTTTTACGACAAAGAAATGCTCTCTTAAAAGAGATTCGTAAACAGGAATTAGAGGGAAAAGTTTATGGGGATTTATCCCAGCTAAAACTCTGGGATTTACAACTAGCAGAAACCGGTTCAAGAGTAACGAGAAGAAGGGCGCGAGTCCTGCAAAGATTAATTCCTTTAGCCCAAAAATGGCACGAAAGTATTAGCGGAAAAACCGAACTTTTAGAATTACAATATATTCCCAATGTGCCTTGGGTAGAAGATGATGTCAATGGGGTACAAAGGGCTTTTTTAGATAAGATTGAAACCCGTCGTTTGGCCGAGAAACAACTAGGGACATCGGTAGTCGGTCCCCACCGGGATGAAGTGGATTTTTTAATTAACCAAAACCCCGCTAAATCCTACGGTTCCCAAGGACAACAAAGAACCTTAGTTTTAGCCTTGAAATTAGCGGAATTACAGTTACTAGAGCAGATTATCGGAGAACCTCCCCTACTACTCCTCGATGATGTTTTAGCCGAATTAGATATCGAACGACAAAATCAATTATTAGATGCGATCGAAGACCGGTTTCAAACTTTAATTACCACCACTCATCTCAGTTCTTTTGAGTCTCGCTGGTTGCAATCTTCCCAGATATTTTCTGTCAAAAAGGGACAGATTTTTTATTAG
- a CDS encoding lipid-A-disaccharide synthase-related protein → MLKQVLFLSNGHGEDLNASLILGELEKIQPQLSIAALPLVGEGKAYQKLSVPIIAPTATMPSGGIIYTNPFNWIKDIGAGLISLTIQQIQAAFKVSKDCDLLIAVGDIVPIVIARLTGRPFVAFIVSTSSYYEGTIKLPLLTELCLRSDKCLRVFTRDKYTATDLQNRGIKKAIFAGYPIMDVLTPTGKDLELDSQIPMIALLAGSRLPEALSNLALQLQVCEEIVEIKPMQFRAAIVPSITETDLENLAKQEGWHYLGAGKLEKNGALLCCYRDAFADILHHCDACLAMAGTAVEQAVGLGKPVLQIPGFGPQFTYPFAEAQMRLLGESVITIGQKPTEVNLFKNAAVKIIDILADSRYLHRCLENGKIRVGESGGSRNIAEEIYINLGG, encoded by the coding sequence ATGCTTAAACAGGTTTTATTTCTTAGTAATGGTCATGGCGAGGATTTAAATGCTAGTTTAATTCTGGGGGAATTAGAAAAAATTCAGCCCCAATTATCTATAGCTGCTTTGCCTTTAGTGGGAGAGGGAAAAGCTTATCAAAAATTGTCAGTACCAATTATTGCCCCCACTGCCACTATGCCATCGGGGGGAATTATTTATACCAATCCTTTTAATTGGATTAAGGATATTGGTGCGGGATTAATTAGTCTAACTATTCAGCAAATTCAGGCAGCTTTTAAAGTTAGCAAGGATTGTGATTTATTGATAGCAGTGGGGGATATAGTCCCGATTGTGATCGCTCGTTTAACTGGTCGTCCTTTTGTGGCTTTTATTGTTTCTACTTCCAGTTACTACGAAGGTACAATTAAATTACCTTTACTCACAGAATTATGTTTAAGATCAGACAAGTGTTTAAGGGTTTTCACTAGGGATAAATATACAGCAACAGATTTACAAAATCGGGGTATTAAGAAAGCGATTTTTGCCGGTTATCCGATTATGGATGTGTTAACACCAACGGGTAAAGATTTAGAATTAGATAGTCAAATTCCCATGATTGCTTTATTAGCGGGGAGTCGTTTACCTGAAGCTTTGAGTAATTTAGCTCTACAGTTGCAAGTCTGTGAGGAAATAGTTGAAATTAAACCGATGCAGTTTCGGGCTGCTATCGTTCCTAGTATCACAGAAACCGACTTAGAAAATTTAGCTAAACAAGAGGGATGGCATTATTTAGGAGCGGGAAAATTAGAGAAAAATGGGGCTTTATTGTGCTGTTATCGTGATGCTTTTGCTGATATTTTACACCATTGTGACGCTTGTTTAGCCATGGCGGGGACAGCAGTAGAACAAGCGGTAGGATTAGGAAAACCCGTCCTACAAATACCCGGATTTGGTCCCCAATTTACCTACCCTTTTGCTGAGGCACAAATGCGCTTATTAGGGGAATCGGTGATAACTATTGGACAAAAACCCACGGAGGTAAATTTATTTAAAAATGCCGCGGTTAAAATTATCGATATTTTGGCAGATTCTCGTTATTTACACAGATGTTTAGAGAATGGTAAAATTAGAGTGGGGGAGTCTGGAGGTAGCAGAAATATTGCCGAAGAAATTTATATAAACTTAGGGGGTTAG